The nucleotide window GCCACCTCGTCCTCGGGCACGTTCACGTCGACCTCTGGGGCCTCCTCGGCGGCGCGTTCGGCGAAGCCGTCGGCCAGCGGCTGCAGCATCGTGTAGAGATCCGGCATGCCCTCGCCGTGCTCGGCCGAGAGCCGCAGCGGCTCGCCCAGCCCCAGCGCGTAGGCTTCGAGGATTCCGGCGTCGGCGGCAGCGCCCTCGGCCTTGTTCGCGGCGAGGATCACGTGCTTGGCGCGCTTGCGCAGGATCTCGGCGAAGATCTCGTCGGTCGGCGTCACGCCGGTGCGCGCGTCGATCATGAACAGACAGACGTCGGCCATGTCGACGGCGCGCTCGGTGAGCCGCCGCATCCGGCCCGGCAGGCTGTCGTCGGTCGCGTCCTCGAGCCCGGCGGTGTCGATCACCGTGAAGCGCAGGTCGCCGAGCTTGCCCTCGCCCTCGCGCAGGTCGCGGGTCACGCCGGGCTGGTCGTCGACCAGCGCGAGCCGGCGGCCGACGAGTCGGTTGAACAGCGTCGACTTGCCCACGTTCGGGCGTCCGACGATGGCGAGGGAAAAGGTCATCTCATGCACCCCAAATCAGAAGACGCCCCGATAGCGCATTTGCGCAGGCGGCGAAAGGGGGCGCGCGCCGCGACGCCCCCGCCGGAAACCCGGTCTCGCGCCCCGCCCCGTTCAGCGGTAGGCGACGAGCTCGCCCTTCGTGGTCACGACGTAGAGCGTGCCGTTGGCGATGGCCGGCGCGGCGGTCGCGCCGCCCGGGATCTCGATGGCCGAGAGCAGCGCGCCGTTTTCCGGGTTGAAGCTGCGAAGCGCGCCGTCCGACGAGGCCACGATCAGCCGCCCGCCCGCCATGACGGGCCCGTGGTTCGCATAGGCGCTGTCACGGCGGCGCTGCGGTTTGCGCACCGGCTCGTAGCCCGGAAGTTCGACCGCCCAGACCTGCTCGCCGGTCTGCGCGTCGAGCCGCACCAGCTCGTTGCGGTCGGAGACGAGGAACACCGAGTCGCCGGCCGGCCAGACCGGCTGCCGGGCGCCCATGCGCGCGGTCCAGATCCGCTCGCCGCTGCCGGCCCGGAAGGCCACGACCCGGCCCGAGTGATTCCCGACGTAGACCGTGCCGCCCGAGATCACCGGAGCGCCGGTGATGTCGGTCACGCCCGCCAGCGCCGAGCCGGTGCGCGTGCCGACCACGTCGGCATTCCACAGTTGCAGCCCGCCCTGCCGCAGCACGGAGCGCACGCTGCCGTTGCCGAAGGCGAAGATGACGGAATCGTCCGACAGCGCGGGCGCCGGGGCGCCGGCCACGTTGTTCACGTCCTCGAGCCCCTCGACCTGCCAGCGGATGCGGCCGTCCTCGGCCTCGATCGCCCAGCCGCGCTGGTCGCCCGACGTCACGTAGACCAGCCCGCCCGCGATCGTCGGCGCGCCGGTGGCGGTGTCGCCGAGCTCCTGCACCCAGATCTCGTTGCCGGTCGTGGCATCGAGCGCGCTCAGCCGGCCGAAGCCCGAGGCCACGTAGAGGCGCCCGCCGGCGACGGCGAGCCCGCCGCCCTGCGCCTGCTTCGCAGTGTCGCGCGCGGGCACCATGCTCTTTTGCCACAGCACCTGCCCGGAGGTGCTGACCGCGCTGACGCGGTGCTCGGCATCCATGGTGAAGATGCGGCCATCGGCCACCACCGGGTCGACGTTGATCCGCGCGCGGCGGCTGTCACCGGCGCCGATGTCGACCGAGAAGACCGGCCGCAGCGCCTGCCCCAGCGTCGCGTTGCCGGTGCGCGCGAAGGGCGACACCGGGCTTTGCGCCCAAGAGGCGTTGCGCGTGGGCGCGGCAAGGGCGATCGCCCGCGCGGTGTTCGCCGGCGTCGCGGCCTCGGCGGCGCTTTCGCTGAGCACCTCGCGGGTGCCGAAGCGCTCGCCCTGAAGGATGGGTTCCGGCTCTTCGCAGGACGCGAGAACCGTGAGCCCGACGAGCCCCGCCGTGATCGTGGTGATGCGCAAATCCCTGCCCCCGTCTTGCCTGCCCGAGTTGTCTGCCGTCATGTTGCCGGCTCAGCCGGCGTCGAGTTCGCCGCCGAGCGCCACAATCAACTGAGACGCCCGCTGGCGCAAGCCCGCGGTCGTTTCCGAATCCTCGATGATCCGCTGCAGCCGCGCGATGGCGTCATCGGTGTTCCCGGCCTCGACGTCGAGCAGCGCCAGTTGTTCTTCCGCCAGCAGCCGCAAGGGCTTGCCGGGCACTGCGAGCGCTTCGAGCCCGATGCGCCGATCCTCGAGCGAGTAGTTGGACGCGGCGCTGGTCAGCGCCTTGAAGCTCGCCATCTCGCGGTAGATCTCGGCCACGTCGCCGTTCGTCGACACGGCTTCTAGCCGCGCGGCGGCATCCTCGGCGTTGCCGGCGGCCTTGGCCTCGGCGGCGCCGAGCATCGCCACCAGCGCCTGCGTGCCGGGCGTGGGGGCATCGATCTCCGCGAGCGCCTCGGCACGGGCCTCGGGCGCCTCGGCGTCGAGCGCGGCAAGGATCCGGTCGCCCAGTTCCTGCGCCTCGGCCCGGTCCCGCGATGCCGCGTATTCGCGCCACGCGGCGCCACCCACGAGCACCAGAACCAGCAGCACCGCC belongs to Salipiger profundus and includes:
- a CDS encoding tetratricopeptide repeat protein, translated to MSDTDSFIDEVTEEVRRDRLFGLMKRYGWVAVLLVLVLVGGAAWREYAASRDRAEAQELGDRILAALDAEAPEARAEALAEIDAPTPGTQALVAMLGAAEAKAAGNAEDAAARLEAVSTNGDVAEIYREMASFKALTSAASNYSLEDRRIGLEALAVPGKPLRLLAEEQLALLDVEAGNTDDAIARLQRIIEDSETTAGLRQRASQLIVALGGELDAG
- a CDS encoding outer membrane protein assembly factor BamB family protein: MTADNSGRQDGGRDLRITTITAGLVGLTVLASCEEPEPILQGERFGTREVLSESAAEAATPANTARAIALAAPTRNASWAQSPVSPFARTGNATLGQALRPVFSVDIGAGDSRRARINVDPVVADGRIFTMDAEHRVSAVSTSGQVLWQKSMVPARDTAKQAQGGGLAVAGGRLYVASGFGRLSALDATTGNEIWVQELGDTATGAPTIAGGLVYVTSGDQRGWAIEAEDGRIRWQVEGLEDVNNVAGAPAPALSDDSVIFAFGNGSVRSVLRQGGLQLWNADVVGTRTGSALAGVTDITGAPVISGGTVYVGNHSGRVVAFRAGSGERIWTARMGARQPVWPAGDSVFLVSDRNELVRLDAQTGEQVWAVELPGYEPVRKPQRRRDSAYANHGPVMAGGRLIVASSDGALRSFNPENGALLSAIEIPGGATAAPAIANGTLYVVTTKGELVAYR